The genomic window taataaaagttttttgtcGCTAATTATGAAcaagaacaaataaatatttttttgttgttttttttaccaCCGGTATCCGGTCTACTAGACCGCTTAATCTGATTCAGGGGTtagttatgacatcaagtggtttcaactcCTCTCAATCACAGTTGCGAGATATTGCATCGTGGTATCCCTACAAgtccaacgtcaatcaccactgtaCTAACTAATGATTGGTTaagaacaaataaatatttttttaatcaagatCAAATAAATATTACTACCTTATATTattcagaaataaaattattaaagatctcttttcttcttttttttctaaaaataaaattataaatgatcTCTAATTAAAGATTCAATAAACGTGTTGCCTAAGGAAAAATGGAATAGCTCAGACACATgcatatatacattttttttttttgacataacatgcatatatatacatagttggtagaaaaataaatacgggttttattaaaatttattgattcttttaaaattttccaaatatacaaaactttcataatatataaagtattatgaaatcttattgtaaaaagtcttttgaaaaaaatctctcaaaatccaatcaaatcatgtattaaaaatcttgattgtaaaaaagtcttgtaaaaaaagtctttaaaatctaacaaaatcaatatagtccaacaaaatctcataaaatgatcaagattttttttgccaaaatctCGTATTAGTTGTCCTTATTTATTGTTGTCCTTATTTATATGTTGGTTTGCCAAACCTAAATCTCAAATATACATTGTTTTTCCAGACCAAAATTTCAGAGAGGAAAGATGGAAATTTTAAAGGTTTATTTGGTCGTTACtatgtcttttttatttttgtctcttGTCGTGGCTGATTTGAAATTTGGAATGCTGCCAAAAGGGCCTGTTCCGCCTTCAGGACCTAGTAGAGGCTCTTCTAATTCTCCACCTCCACCACATCATTCcgcaaatttgaattttggaatGTTGCCAAAAGGGCCAGTTCCGCCATCGGGACCTAGCGGAGGAATTTCTGCCTCTCCACCTCCACTACATCAtccaaaaaatttatattttggaatgCTGCCAAAAGGGCCAGTTCCGCCATCAAGACCTAGCGGAGGAATTTCTGCCTCTCCACCTCCACTACATCATCCAACAAACTTGAATTTTGGAATGCTGCCAAAAGGGCCAGTTCCGCCATCAAGACCTAGCGGAGGAATTTCTGCCTCTCCACCTCCACTACATCATCCAACAAACTTGAATTTTGGAATGCTGCCAAAAGGGCCAGTTCCGCCATCAAGACCCAGCGGAGGAATTTCTGCCTCTCCACCTCCACTACATCATCCAACAAACTTGAATTTTGGAATGCTGCCAAAAGGGTCAGTTCCGCCATCAGGACCTAGCGGAGGAATTTCTGCCTCTCCACCTCCACTATATCATccaacaaatttatattttggaatgCTGCCAAAAGGCCCTGTTCCACCATCAGCACCGAGCAAAGGCTCTTCTGATTCTCCTGCTCCACCAAGTCGTGtttaacaattttaaattttagaatATATTACCAAATGGTGTAACAATTTCTTCATCTTATTTTGTATTTGGTACTTTAAATTATTAACCTTTGCCTCCTCAGATTTGTGATAGATATAACCAAGGGTTTATTTACTTATTCCTTTTGCCTCGTCATTATTTACCAAATTgtgatgttttctttttgttttaataactaagtccttttttttttacgaaacaTAAAAAGGGTTAAAGTCTACAAAAAGTGAAGGATAATTAGCGAAAGGAGTGACAGATGTATTCAATCACAATCAGTTAATAATCTTTAAATCTCTTGCTCTAATTAGAATTCCGGTAATCTTTTTGGGCTCGGTCTAGGGTGGGGAAGTGGGATAGGTCTCCCACGGTGGgttatcaatttttttgcaagTGCACCGTACTCCTGCATGTACCATatcatttacttttttttttcc from Trifolium pratense cultivar HEN17-A07 linkage group LG1, ARS_RC_1.1, whole genome shotgun sequence includes these protein-coding regions:
- the LOC123892788 gene encoding proline-rich protein 2-like; the protein is MLPKGPVPPSGPSGGISASPPPLHHPKNLYFGMLPKGPVPPSRPSGGISASPPPLHHPTNLNFGMLPKGPVPPSRPSGGISASPPPLHHPTNLNFGMLPKGPVPPSRPSGGISASPPPLHHPTNLNFGMLPKGSVPPSGPSGGISASPPPLYHPTNLYFGMLPKGPVPPSAPSKGSSDSPAPPSRV